In the Paralichthys olivaceus isolate ysfri-2021 chromosome 17, ASM2471397v2, whole genome shotgun sequence genome, one interval contains:
- the rpl22l1 gene encoding ribosomal protein eL22-like — protein sequence MVRTSRAVRTTSHCVTSASSFPVRSVNMAPIKPKRPTVGKRSKKGAAWKFTLDLTHPVEDGILDSANFETYLKERIKVNGKTGNLGNIVQVGRMKNKINVSSEKQFSKRYLKYLTKKYLKKNNLRDWLRVVASDKETYELRYFQISQDDEESEADE from the exons ATGGTAAGGACTTCCCGGGCTGTGCGCACTACGTCACACTGCGTCACATCCGCTTCTTCCTTTCCGGTCCGCTCCGTCAACATGGCGCCG ATAAAACCGAAGAGACCAACTGTTGGTAAAAGATCCAAAAAGGGAGCTGCCTGGAAGTTCACCTTGGACCTGACCCACCCTGTGGAGGACGGGATCCTGGACTCTGCAAACTTT GAAACCTACCTCAAAGAGAGGATAAAGGTCAATGGAAAGACGGGGAATCTTGGTAACATCGTCCAGGTCGGCCGCATGAAGAACAAGATCAACGTCTCGTCTGAGAAGCAGTTCTCCAAAAG GTATCTGAAGTATCTGACCAAAAAGTACCTGAAGAAGAACAACCTTCGTGACTGGCTCAGAGTGGTGGCGTCGGACAAGGAGACGTACGAGCTGCGTTACTTCCAGATCAGTCAGGACGACGAGGAGTCCGAGGCAGACGAGTAA
- the slc7a14b gene encoding probable cationic amino acid transporter → MAAWLSRVSLGDAWYNMCTRLLRTKPVGSMAHGPDDLTELGDGSRAGLAKVLTTVDLVSLGVGSCVGTGMYVVAGLVAKAMAGPGVILSFIIAAVASILSGVCYAEFGVRVPKTTGSAYTYSYVTVGEFVAFFIGWNLILEYLIGTAAGASALSSMFDSLANHSISNYMITHLGTLRGLGKGEDTYPDLLALFIALLVTAVIALGVRNSVGFNNVLNVVNLVVWVFMIIAGLFFLSAGNWEGGRFLPYGWSGVMQGAATCFYAFIGFDIIATTGEEAKDPNTSIPYAITASLVTCLTAYVSVSVILTLMVPYNLIDGSAPLMEMFAVHGFLWGKYTVAVGSIAGLTVSLLGSLFPMPRVIYAMARDGLLFRFLSHVSALTHTPTAACLVSGSFAAVLALLVSLRDLIEMMSIGTLLAYTLVSVCVLLLRYQPDEHADTHQFTSGEDADDLKQQDDGAMPTKDDQMLIEGSDGDGALSYHAGGTEGEGDDSELHTGQASLLKRLLGGHYYTLRLRVGMPDASARPTPATGRIVTRCTLLLFLMSFLLWSTVIFGVEQGAGAGAVFSGLMATAMVGSMAKLLVMILQQPESTRKLAYMAPCVPFVPAAAILVNSYLMLKLSPLTWARFTVWCLIGLLIYGCYGVWHSTLELNAREQQAHASSYQRYDDHLDDTFSPDDDICPQEQDERPYQGWSAPEERGYQHQQQQYEERNQYEGREGERCEDGGEECGYQSAPGRQHTGRGDGSKGRTNHGFDAGEEDD, encoded by the exons ATGGCGGCGTGGCTGAGCCGGGTGTCCCTGGGCGACGCCTGGTACAACATGTGCACCCGCCTGCTGCGGACTAAGCCAGTGGGCTCCATGGCTCATGGCCCGGACGACCTCACCGAGCTCGGGGACGGGTCGAGGGCCGGACTGGCCAAGGTGCTGACCACGGTGGACTTGGTGTCGCTGGGCGTGGGCAGCTGTGTCGGCACGGGCATGTATGTGGTCGCTGGGCTGGTTGCCAAGGCCATGGCCGGGCCGGGGGTCATCCTGTCGTTTATCATTGCGGCGGTGGCCTCGATACTGTCAG GTGTGTGCTACGCAGAGTTTGGTGTCCGGGTCCCCAAAACCACCGGCTCAGCCTACACCTACAGCTACGTGACGGTCGGAGAGTTTGTGGCGTTCTTCATCGGCTGGAACTTGATCCTGGAGTATCTGATCGGCACGGCGGCGGGGGCCTCGGCTCTCAGCAGCATGTTCGACTCTCTGGCCAATCACAGCATCAGTAACTACATGATCACACACCTGGGCACGCTCAGAGGACTCG gtAAAGGTGAGGACACTTACCCAGACCTGCTCGCCCTGTTCATCGCCCTCCTGGTGACGGCGGTCATCGCTCTCGGCGTGCGTAACTCGGTGGGCTTCAACAATGTCCTCAATGTGGTCAACCTGGTGGTGTGGGTGTTCATGATCATCGCCggactcttcttcctctccgcCGGAAACTGGGAGGGCGGCCGCTTCCTGCCGTACGGCTGGTCAGGG GTGATGCAAGGTGCAGCGACGTGTTTCTACGCCTTCATTGGCTTCGACATCATCGCAACGACAGGAGAGGAGGCGAAAGACCCAAACACCTCCATCCCGTACGCCATCACCGCCTCTCTGGTCACCTGCCTCACCGCCTACGTGTCG GTGAGCGTGATCCTGACTCTCATGGTTCCCTACAACTTGATCGATGGCTCGGCTCCTCTCATGGAGATGTTCGCGGTGCACGGTTTCCTGTGGGGGAAGTACACGGTGGCTGTGGGCTCCATCGCCGGCCTCACCGTCTCCCTGCTGGGGTCTTTGTTCCCCATGCCCAGGGTCATCTACGCCATGGCCCGGGACGGACTGCTGTTCAG GTTCCTGTCACACGTCTCTGCTCTCACGCACACTCCCACGGCGGCGTGCTTGGTGTCGGGGAGCTTCGCGGCCGTGCTCGCTCTGCTGGTGAGCCTCAGGGACCTGATCGAGATGATGTCCATCGGCACGCTGTTGGCCTACACTCTGGTCAGCGTGTGTGTGCTCCTCCTGCGCTACCAGCCCGACGAACACGCCGACACGCACCAGTTCACCTCCGGTGAGGACGCAGACGACCTGAAGCAGCAGGACGACGGAGCCATGCCCACAAAAGACGACCAGATGCTGATCGAAGGCTCGGACGGTGACGGAGCTTTGTCCTACCACGCTGGTGGGactgagggagagggagacgaTTCTGAGCTCCACACAGGCCAGGCGTCATTGCTGAAAAGGCTTCTGGGAGGTCATTACTACACGCTGAGGTTGCGGGTTGGAATGCCCGACGCGTCAGCCCGGCCCACGCCTGCCACCGGCCGCATAGTGACCCGAtgcaccctcctcctcttcctcatgtccTTCCTCCTGTGGTCCACCGTGATATTTGGCGTTGAGCAGGGAGCGGGGGCCGGGGCGGTGTTTTCGGGGCTGATGGCCACAGCGATGGTTGGTTCCATGGCGAAGCTTTTGGTTATGATTTTACAACAGCCAGAGAGCACACGGAAACTGGCCTACATGGCGCCCTGCGTGCCCTTTGTCCCTGCTGCCGCCATCTTGGTCAACAGCTACCTCATGCTGAAACTGTCTCCCCTCACCTGGGCCAGGTTCACCGTCTGGTGCCTCATCG GTCTGCTGATCTACGGCTGCTACGGAGTGTGGCACAGCACGCTGGAGCTGAACGCCCGCGAGCAGCAGGCGCACGCCAGCTCCTACCAGCGCTACGACGACCACCTGGACGACACCTTCTCCCCTGACGACGACATTTGCCCCCAGGAACAAGACGAGAGACCCTACCAGGGCTGGTCTGCCCCGGAGGAGAGGGGGtaccagcaccagcagcagcagtacgAGGAGCGGAACCAGTACGAGGGCCGAGAGGGGGAGCGGTGTGAGGACGGTGGTGAGGAGTGTGGATACCAGTCTGCACCAGGACGCCAGCACACAGGCCGAGGTGACGGGTCCAAGGGAAGGACCAATCACGGCTTTGATGCAGGCGAAGAGGACGACTGA